The following nucleotide sequence is from Erythrobacter aurantius.
GATTTCGCGACGCTTGCCTATCAGGAACAGCGGGTGGCGGGGCAGCAATCGACCAACGAAACCGCCTATGCCGTGGGGCTCAACCTAGGCACGGGGGTGCAGGTGTTGGGTACGACCAGCATCCAGTCGCAGGGCACGCTCAACCAGACGGGCAATTCGCTCGACATGGCGCTGGATGGCAATGGCTATTTTCAGGTTGAACTTCCCGGTGGCCAGATCGCCTTCACCCGCGCGGGCAATTTCACCCTTTCGGCGCAGGGCAATCTTGTCACTTCGCAAGGCTATGCCGTGACCCCGCCGATCCAGGTGCCGCAGGGCGCGCAGAGCATCGCGGTTGCCCCGGATGGCACGGTCAGCGCGGTGCAGCCGGGACAGGCAGCGCCGGTGCAGCTCGGGCAATTACAGGTCGCCAGCTTCGTCAATCCCGCCGGTCTTCGCCAGATCGGGGACAATTCCCTTGTCGAAACCGCCGCCAGCGGCCCGGTCGAACTCGGCGTCGCGGGGCAATTCGGGCGCGGACAGATCCGTCAGGGGATGCTCGAGGCTTCCAACGTGAACGTGGTCGAGGAGCTGGTCGAAATGATCGAGGCCCAGCGCGCCTACGAAATCAATTCCAAGATGGTGAGCGCGGTCGACGAAATGCTGCGCAACGCCAACCAGACATTGTGAGGGGCATGATGAAAAAGACGATTTTGCCAATCGCCGCCGCGCTCTCGCTTTCGGCCTGCATGGGTTCGGGCGCGCAGCGCGAGCTTGGTTTTGCAGCGCCTCCGCCGCCTCCCGCCCCGGCAGTCGTCGCGGGCGGCAACGGGGCCAGTCAGGGCGCTATTTTTCAGGTGAGCCAGGGCTATTCCGGCCTCGTCACCGGAACCCGCGCCCGCGCACTGGGCGACATGGTGACGATCCGGCTGGTGGAAAACACCACCACATCCAAGAGCACCAGCAGCCAGACACAACGTTCCGGCAGCTTCGGAATTACGCCTCCCACCGCCGGGCCGCTCGATTTCCTGAACCCCAATGCCCTTAATGCCAGCGGCGAAGGGTCGTTCAATGGAGGGGGGACCGCTGCGCAGCAAAGCCAATTGAGCGGTACCGTCGCGGTGACGATCGCGGCGATCTACCCCAACGGAACCGCCGAAGTGGTCGGAGAAAAGCAGATGTCGCTGAGCCAAGGGGACGAATGGGTCCAGTTCGCAGGACGCATCCGGCTGGTCGATATTGATGCCGACAACACCCTGCCGTCCTCTCGCGTGGCCAATGCGCGGGTGATCTACAGCGGCAAGGGGCAAGTCCAGCAGGCAAGCCGTCCGGGCTGGCTGTCGCGCTTCTTCAATGCAGTGAGTCCGTTCTGATGCCGCGTTTTCACACATTCATCGCGCTGATTGCGCTGTTCATCGCGCTGGTGCCTTCGATGGCGTCGGCGGAGCGCATCCGTGATCTCGGCCAGTTCGAGGGGCTGCGTGCCAACCAATTGACGGGATATGGCGTTGTTGTCGGCCTGCAAGGGACCGGTGACGACAATCTCGAATATGTGACAGAGGCGATGCGGGGCGTATCGGGCCGGCTCGGGCTGCAATTGCCGCCCGGTGTCAGCCCCAATCTGCGCAACGCCGCCGCCGTCATTATCACCGCCGAATTGCCGCCCTTTGCCAAGCCGGGACAGCGGATCGACATCACCGTGTCGACGCTGGGCCAGGCCCGATCCTTGCGCGGGGGGGGGCGCTGGTGCTCGCCCCGCTGTATGGTGCGGACGGGCAGATCTATGCGATGGCGCAGGGCAATGTCGCGGTCGGCGGGCTGGGCGTATCGGGCCGCGACGGATCGCAATTGACCGTCAATGTGGCGACCGTGGGCCGGATCGCCGATGGAGCGACGGTGGAGCGCGCAGTCGCAACCGGGTTCGATCAGCAAAGCTCGCTGCGCTTCAACCTGCATCAGGCCGATTTTCTTACCGCCGCACGGGTGCGTGACGCGATCAACACACGCTATCCCGGCACGGCGCAGATCGCCGATGGGGTGAGCATCGAGCTGGTTTTGCCGTTCGGCAGCAATCAGCGTGCCGCCATGCTCGCCGACATCGAAATGCTCGACGTGATGCCCGCCCCGGTTGCGGCGCGAGTGATCGTCAACAGCCGTACCGGCACAGTGGTGATCAATCAGGCGGTGCGTCTTGCGCCAGCCGCGATCAGTCACGGCAAGCTGGTGATCCGGATCGAGGAATCGCCCGCCGTGATCCAACCCGATCCCTTCAGCCGGGGTGTGACTGCGGTTGAGGAATCCTCCGAAATCACCGTTTCCGAACGAAGTGATCGCATCGCCTTGATGCCGGGGGCTGCCAATCTTTCCGAGATCGTCGACGCGCTCAATCTGTTGGGCGTGGGCGCGGCTGATCTGGTCGTGATCCTCGAAAGCCTTAAGCAGGCAGGCGCCTTGCAGGCGGAAATGGTGGTGCTGTGATGATTGCGCCGCGTCTTTCCGCTGTCGATCCTGCAACCCCTGCGCTCTCGCCCGAGCGGCAGGAACTGCGCGCGGCGGCGGAAGGATTCGAGGCGATCATGATCCGGCGGATGCTGGAAAGTGCGCGCGCATCGAGCTTTGCCGAGGACGCGCCGCTTACCGGAGGCGGCCTCAAACAGTTCCAGAAAATGCGCGACGAACACTTCGCCGAAGTGGCTTCGCAAAGCGGGGCCTTCGGGTTTGCACGGAGTATCGAGGAACAGCTTGCTCAATTTGTTGATGGCAAGGGTTAGGGGCCATGGCTACCAGTCTCATCACCATCGGCCGCACCGGATTGGCGGCATCGCGCGCAGCTTTGGAGCTGACGGCGCAGAATATCGCCAATGCCTCCAACGCCGATTACACGCGGCGGCGGATCGACCAGAGCGAGCTGGTGACGACAGGCCGGATAGAACGACTCCAGCGCAGCACACTGAACGGAGTGACGATCGGCAATGTTGATCGGCTGGGAAATGAGTTCACTCAGCGGCAGGTGCGTGCGAGCACTTCCGATCTTGCCCGCATAGAGGCGGAGATCGCGGGATTGCGCGGCGCTGAAAGCGCGCTGGAGCAATAGGGCCTTTATGAAAGCCTTGTCGATTTCGAAGCTGCGCTGACGCTGCTTGAAAGCGATCCGACCGATTCCGCCTTGCGCACGGCGGCGGTCGAAAGCGCGCGGCAGATGGCAGAGACATTCCAGTTCGCCGACTTTGCTCTTGGCAATGCCCGCGACCTTGCCGAAGCCGAACTGGGAGCCGGGATCGATAAGATCAACGGAACCGCCAGCGCGCTCGCGCGGATCAACCTTGATCTTGTCGGAGCGCGCGAAGGCACGGCTGGCCGCGCCGCGCTGCTTGATGCGCGCGATGCGGCTCTGCGTGATCTGTCGCAGGAAATCGGTATCGAAGTCAGCTTCGACCAGTTCGGAGCCGCCGAAGTGCGACTGGCCGCTCCGGGCAGTCCGGTGCTCGTCAGCGCTGCCAGCGCCAGCACCATGAGCGCCGACATCACTCCGGGCGGGCCCGTGGAAATCCGGATCGACGGAGCAGCGGTATCGCCTGCCGGCGGGAATGTTGCCGGACGCGTCGCGGCGCTGGCCGATTACACCCAGCGCCAGAGCGAACTTGATGCCGCAGCCGCAGCCACGATTGCACGCGCCAATACCGCGCAGGCCGCCGGGGCCGCGCTGGACGGATCGCCGGGACAACCGCTTTTCTCAGGCACGCTGGCCAGCGACATCACCATGGTCCTGAGCGGTGGTGCGGCTCTGGCTGTTGCTCCTGCCGGATCGCCTGCGGGCAGCCGCGACACCGGCAATCTCGCCAATCTGATCGCCGCATTCGGTGCCGATGACGGGCCGATTGCCGGGATCGACCGCACGCTGCTTTCGCTGTCCAGCCGGATTGCCGGACTTGATACGACCCGCGACGGGCTGGCGATGATCCGCGATAGCGCGGTCGCCACCATGCTGGCCGAAAGCGGGGTCGATCTCGACACAGAAGCTGCCAATCTGGTGCGGCTGCAACAGGCATTCGATGCCAACAGCCGCGTGATCCAGGTCGCCACCGAACTGTTCGACACCATTCTGGGGCTGGGATGATGACCGGCATCAGCAATTCCACCAGCGCCTTCTTCGATCGCTCTCTGGGTCAGATGAATGACCTAAGGGCCTCGCTAGAACGGTTTCAGACCCAGATTGCCACCGGCGTGCGGATCGAGCGCGGATCAGACGATCCGGTTGCCGCCGCGCGCCTGCGTGCGCTCACCCGGCTCGAACGGCGCGGAGAGACCGAGGCCGAGAACGCAGCCCGGCTGGGCCAGGACCTGACGCAGGCTTCGAACGAAATCGAAGGCGTGGTCGCGATCCTCCAGCGGGTGCGTGAACTCGCTGTGGCTGCAGGCAGCGACACTGCGGGGGCCAGCGGGCGCGAGGCTATCGCGCTGGAAATCGAACAATTGGGCGAGGAGCTCTTTGCCCGTTCAAACGCCCGTTCCATCACTGGCGCGCCATTGTTCGCGGGCACTGCCGGAGCGCCCGCATTCGTGCGCGATGCTGCCGGCAATGTCACCTACAACGGCAACAGCCAGAATGGCACTGTTCCGGTTGCGGCGGGAACTCAGATCGAACGCGGGGTGACGGGTGATCAGCTGTTCGAATTCGACGTCAACGGCACGCCCGACAGCGCCTTCAACGTGCTGTCCGGCCTTGCGCTGGCCCCGCGGGGAGGGGCGGCCGATCCGGCACAGGCGGCGCAGGATGCACTCGCCGGGATCGACGCCGCGCTCGACAGCGCGACCCGCAGCCAGACGATCATCGGCACCCGGCTCGACTGGGTCAACGCGATCCAGCAGGATCAGGAAACCCGCGCGCTCGACGTGGCGGCGCAGCGATCGCAGATCGGCGACACTGATGTCACCGATGCGATCGTGCGCCTGCAGCAGGTGCTGACCGCGCTCGAAGCGAGCCAGGCCAGCTTCACCCGCATTTCTTCGCTTTCACTCTTCAACGCCCTTTAACCCCGGAAGGTCTGCCGCTGTGTTTGCCGCCATTGGTATCATCGTCCTTATTGTCATGGTCTTTGGCGGCTTCACCATTGCCGGTGGTTCTTTGGGTCCTGTCCTTGCCGCTCTGCCGCTCGAATTCATGATGATCGGTGGAGCGGCGCTGGGTGCGACGCTGATCGGCAATTCGATGCACGAACTGAAGCTGCTGGGCGGCGGCGTGGCCAAGGTGTTCAAGGGGCCGAAATACACCGATCAGGATCACCTCGACGCGATCGCCCTTTCGAGCAAGCTGATGAAGGTGCTGCGATCCGAAGGCGCAGTGGCGCTGGAAAGCCATGTGACCGAGCCGGAAAACTCCGCGCTGTTCAGCGAATACCCGCGCCTTCAGAAAGACCCTGTGGTCGTCAACATGATCTGCGATCCCTTGACGCTGATGGTGGTGTCTTCGGGTACGCTCGATACCCACGCGGTGGAGGATGTGATCGACAATGCGATCAAGACCCAGCTGCATGAAATGCAGGAGCCCGAGCACGCGATCCAGTCTCTGGCGGATGCCTTCCCCGCGCTTGGCATCGTTGCCGCAGTGCTGGGCGTGATCAAGACCATGGGCGCGATCAGCGAACCGCCCGAAATCCTCGGCAAGATGATCGGCGGCGCATTGGTGGGAACATTCCTGGGGGTGCTGCTGGCCTATGGTTTTGCCGGGCCGATGGCGAGCCGCCTGAAACAGGTCAACGCGCATGACAGCCAGATTTATCACTCGATCAAGCAGGTGATCATCGCCAGCCTGCACGGCTATCCGCAGCCGTTGGTGCTCGAAGCGGCGCGTTCGGGCCTGCCGCCGGCACACCGGCCCAAGCTGACCGAACTGCTCGACCTGATGCGGGGCAAGTGACATGGCTTCGCGGGCATCAGTCGCCGATCCGACGCAGTCGGGTGAAGGTGGTGTCGGCGCCATCCCCGCGCCGATCATCGTCAAGAAAGTCGTCGTCACGGGCGGCGACGGCCACCACGGCGGTGCGTGGAAAGTGGCCTATGCCGATTTCGTGACCGCGATGATGGCGTTCTTCCTGCTGCTGTGGCTGCTGGGCGCGACAGAGGAAACCCAGCGCAAGGGGATCGCCGACTATTTCTCGCCCACTCTGGTAAAGACCCGGCAGGAAAGCTCGGGCTCTGATGGCCTGCTGGGCGGATCGTCGCTGACCGACGTTGACAACTATCCGCATGCCATGGGGCAGACGGGCACTCAGTCCATCACCATCCCGCGCGGCGCGCAGGGCGGCCCGGTCGAAGGTGGCGGAGAGGGCGATGCTACCAATCGCCTTCGCAAATCGATCGAGGAGCAGTTGTCCGAAAAGCGCGAGATTTCGCGGCTGGTGCGTCAGGTGCGGGTGATGCGCGCGCCTGACGGTGTGCGGATTGATCTTGTCGACGATGCCGATTTTTCGATGTTCGCGCTTGGCACCACGGTCTTGACCGAGGATGCGCGCGCATTGCTTGAAGTGATCGGCGATACTCTCGCCCAAGAGCGCAACCCGCTGATCCTGCGTGGCCATACCGATTCCCTGCCATGGCGTTCGGGCGTGCAGGTCAACAACTGGTCGCTTTCCGCAGGACGAGCCGAGGCAACCCGCCAGCAACTGATCCTGAGCGGTCTGCCCGCCGCTCGTTTTGCCAGGATCGAGGGCGTGGCTGACACCGAGCCCCTGATCGCAAGCGATAGGACAGATCCCCGGAACCGGCGGATATCGCTGCTGCTGCTGAACCAGCAAACCAGGCCGGTGAGAAGCGCCGCGCGTGCCGAGCGACGATGACACCCTGGGTACGCGAAGAATGAGCCTCGGTGACGATAGCCAGATCAGATTCGGGGTGGTGCGAACCAAGCAAAAACCTGCGGGGGCACGCAAATGTTGCCGAGGGAGACTCTCACCCCGGCAACATCGCGCAACCCGCAGGTGAGAACCATTGTTATCCTCTTCCTCAGACCGTATTCAGGGGTACTTTCAAAGGGGATTCGAGGCGAGTGAAAGAAATTTCATATTGAGATTTATTGTTCTCAATCGAAGCCGGTCGAACCCGCCGGAATTCGCGCCAATTTCATTCCTGGATGGCTGATAGATATCCGACCATCGCGTTGAAGGACTCTTCCTCGAGTTCAAGCATCACGCGCCGATTGTCTTCGGGGTCTTTCCATCTGCGCACCAGACCCGAAGCGACGAGATTGCCGACGTGACGGAATGCCGTTGAAAATGGCACCTGAGTGGCCGCGCAGGCGCTGGATACCGGAATCGGTGTGCCTTGCAGTTTCGCTAGGGTCAGTTCGAGCATTATGTCCCACATCGGGTCCGAAAAGAGCTCGGCGTCAAGGAAATCCATTCTGCGGCGCCGCAGCTTGATGATATTGCGCACAAAATCCGTCATGGTCTGGCCGCGGGTCGAAGGCGAGACTGCCGGATTTTTCTTCTTGTTAGCGGCTTCTCGCAGTGTGGCGAGCTGCCACGAGCCCAGCATCTGTGCCCGCCGCATCGAGGCGCGGCGCAGAGCCGATGCCAGATCGCCTCTTCCGACGGGTTTTGCCAGAAAATCAACGGCGTTGTGACGCATCGCCTCAACCGCGGTATCCAAAGAACCGAAGCCGGTGATCATCAGGGCAACGATCGGCCGGGAAGAGGAATAACGGGCGGCCAATTCGGATAGCAGGCCCAGGCCATCCATTTCCGGCATCTGGAAATCGGTGATGATGATCCCGATCGACTGATCTTCCCCGATAATTTTCAGTGCGTCGGGAGCGTTTCCGGCTGCATGAAACGAATAACCGAGGTGATCGATCATTTCGCAATATTCTTGAAGGCAAGCTGGATCGTCATCGATGACAAGAACCGTGCTTGTCATGATGGCCAGATCCATCGATTCAGCCCCCCGTTGCTGAAAGTCATCCATCCCGATTTGTGTTCCTACGACATTTATCGCCGAAAAGCGCCCCTATCCGAGCCATATCGATGCGCTTGGGCATCGACAGGGAATATACCTTCAAAATGAGAATGATTCGATTTTGCATTGGCAAGTTCGTGGTTGATATCTCATTACCCTGATCTTTCAGGAACTTTTTGCGGGCTTTCGGCTTTGGAGCTTGGCGTTGTTTGAGGCGTTGTTTGAGGCATTGTTTGATGATTGAAAACAATCGGCGGTTGCACGATTTGAGACAGCCATTGAATGTCATCAGACTGGCAGCCGGGAACATGAGCATCCGTATCCAGCGCGAGGCAGATTTGCCAAGCCGGGAATACTACGCGTCGAAGCTGGACCTGATCGAAACCCAGGTGGAAATGCTGGCCGCATTGCTGGACGAAATTGCAGGCGGCGACGCAAACGACCGATGATTTTGCGCTGATTTATGTTTAGGGATCCGTGGCGATGTACGGGATGATCCATTGCGCTGTGCGCGAAATGTTTGTCGAGCAGCTCGGCGCTACCGAATGGGCGGCGCTTGAACGCGCGGCGAAGATTACCGCTGCCGATCAAATCAGCTTCAACGTTTACGATGATGCTCTGACGATGCGGATACTGGAGGAAGCGGCCGCTCGCCTCGGCCTCGACATGCAGGATTGTCTGGAGGAGTTCGGCCGATACTGGATCGTTTTCGCCGGGAAGGGGTCGTTCAAGTTGATGATGGAATTCACCGGCGATGACATCGTGACTTTCATGTCGAACCTCGATCAGATGCACAGATCGGTGGTTCGCACCCTCACGAAAGCGCAAATGCCGTCGTTTCAGGTGCTGGAAAAAGGCGAAGGCTATTTCACGGTTCTCTACCTCTCGGAACGCAACGGCTTGGGCGCATTTGTGACCGGATTGATGAAAGGTCTGCTGGATCACTTCAATCAGGTTGGGGACGTGAAGCTGATCAAGGATGGCCCGGTTGGGCTTGAATACAAGATCTGGCACCGGGACGGACCGTAAATCATGCGGTTCGCGTTGGATTCCGAAGATCTAGGACGGTTGTTTCCAAGTCATATCCTTGTCGACAAGCACCTGAATATAATAGACTTTGGAGCGTCGATCTGGAAGAGGCTGCCGGATCTGACCAAGGGTGATCATCTTGAAGATCACTTCATCGTTTCCAACCCTGAACTCTTGAATGCCCTACCGGTCATATCGGCCAATATGCCAAGCATTCAATTGCGATCCAGATCACGCCCCCTCACGATGACCGGAGTCATCATCGAATCCGATGGAACATATCTGCTGGCGCTGAATCCCAGCCCCATTCCGGACCCGACAGAACTGACCGGCCTGCGCATGTCGGATCTATCTCCGACCGATCCTTCGCTCGACAACATCCTGCTGATCAAGATGCAGGATGCCATGATCGCCGAAGCGAAGGAAATGGCCGCCAAATTGACCGCCGAGCGGCAGAAAAGCGATGCGTTGCTGCAGCAAGTCAGCAGGATATCGGGGTGCCTGGCTCATGACTTCAACAACCATCTGTCCATCATCAAGCTCAACGCACAAAGGCTTGCACAGGAAGCCAGCAACAACCGCCAAATTGCCACAATTGCGGAAATTCTGATGGAGACCACCACCAGAAGTTCGGCAATCGCATCCTCGCTGGTCACCCTTTCCTCCTCGCAGAACGACAAGCGGCGCGAATTCGTGGCGGACGAAATTCTGCAGGCCTCGTTGCCTTACCTCAAGTCTTTGACGAGCGACGGGATTGAGCTGATCCTTGACCTCGATGCGTCGGGAGTGAAGGTGAAGCTTGGCCAGGCCGGTTTTCTCAACTGCCTGACCAATCTCATCCTCAATTCATGTGACGCGATCCTGGGTGAAGGTCGGATCGAAATTTCGACCTATCAATCGGTGAACTGGCTGGTGGTCGAAGTGTCAGACAATGGGATGGGATTGGGTGAAGCCGCGATGGCGCAGGCATTCGAACCCTATTTCTCGACCAAGGAGAAAGGAACCGGCCTGGGACTTGCTTCTGTTCAGGACTTCATGACCAACCATGGCGGGACGGTCGAGCTGTTACCAAACCCGGTATCGGGAGCGCTGGCGCGCCTGAAGTTCCCGATCATCCAAGATCTCGAAAGCGACGCAGATATGTCGCCGCTTGCCGAGGCAGGATTGCCTATCGGGCCTTCAGAGCAACCTCGAATCCTTGTCGTTGACGACGAGCAATACGCGCTTGAAGCCCTGGTCGAACTGCTTGAGCAGGAAGGCTACCATGTCGCCGGCGCATCCAGCCCGCGCGAAGGCATAGGTCTCGTTCAAGAATACAATGAAGCCGATTGCCCGTTCGACGCATTGCTGACCGACGTGATCATGCCCAAAGGCAATGGCATCATACTGGCCCACGCAGCCCGGGCGATGTCCCCGGATATCAAAGTAATAGTGATGAGCGGAATGGGGCCAGAAGAGGCAATGCCTGACTGGCCATTCCTGCAAAAACCGCTCAGACTGGAACTCGTAACCGAAACCCTCAGCAGAGTATTGGGGCCTCGATAGACGCTAGGCCGCAATCCCCGCGGCAACCGCGAGTCTGACCGCTTCCGGCGAGCTCGAAACACCCAGTTTCGAAATCATGATCTTGCGGTGCAGTTCGACGGTGCGGGGGCTGATGCCGTATTCCTGCGCGATCTGCTTGTTCGACATTCCATGCGACACGCATTTGAGAACCTGCACCTGCCGGAAACTGAGTTCGCGCACCAGACGCTTGGCTCGCGCCGACCGGCTCAATTCGTGCCCGGACTGCGCGATGATGCTTTCCAGTTGGGCAAGACGCCCCGCCACCGAATCTTTCTCTCCCGGGAACGCAAAGCAATCGAGTGCACCATTGCGCACCGCATTAACGACCTGAAGCGTCAGAAACTCCTCGGAATACACCGCGAACGGGAACCATTCACCAATGTCTTCGAGCCGACGCGCGAATTCCGGAACAATATCTCCCTTGTCATGTATCAAGACAATACTTGGAGAGTAACAGTAGGAGAAAAAGTCGTCCAACGACTCAATTGGCTCGGAGTAATATCCAAGTGAAGCCAGGAACCGATACATCTCCGTGCGCGAAGAGGCGTCGGGATCGATGAGAAGGATTTTGCTTTTCGTGTCCATGCATGTTGGATAACCCAGTATTTCCCCCTACCAAAGCGCGTCAGCTTCCAAAATGAAAGCGTTCCGAGACATTGCGGAATCTAGCCAGGTGCCCGGATCCGGGCCGCTCATAGGGGAAATCCGCCCTAGTATTTGCCGTTAGTCCGGTAAGTCCGATCATTCCCAAACTGGAAGCGAATGGGAAAACGCAATCCATGCCATCGGCAAATTTCAAAGGCATTTGGGCTGCAAGCCTGGGTGGCGCGGGGCCATGATGCCGTTCTGAAGCGGCTATCGGATGCACGAAGAAAACAAACAAAAAGCCCGGAGCGCGAGGCTCCGGGCTTCTGCTGAACCCGGCGGAGGCCGGGCCGGGAGGCGAGGTTTAGCGCAGCAGCGACAGGACGTTCTGCTGCGACTGGTTGGCCTGGGCGAGCATCGCGGTCGATGCCTGGCCAAGGATCTGAGCCTTGGCGAGCGCGGTCGTCTCGGCCGAATAGTCGGCATCTTCGATCCGCGAGCGAGCGTCGGCGAGGTTGGTCGAAGTCGTGGTCAGGTTGTTGATCGCGGCTTCGAGGCGGTTCTGGCCCGCACCCAGCGACGAACGCGCCGTGTTCACATCCGAAAGCGCGGCATCGACGTTGGTGATCGCGGTTGCGGCGTTGGCAACCGAGGAAACATCGAGAGCGGCTGCATCAATATTGGTGCCGTCGATCGCGGTGCTGGTCAGGGTAACACTGCGGCCCGCGTCGATCTGGATGTCAACCGTCACATCGGTGCCGGCAGTGGTGCTGAACAGCGTCACACCGTTGAAGGTGGTGTTGCTGAGGATGTCGTCGATCTGAGCGGCAAGCTCGGTAACTTCGGTATCGAGGAAACCGCGGTCTTCCGCATCGAGCGTGCCGTTCTGCGACTGCACGGCCAGTTCGCGGACACGCTGAAGCATGTTGGTGACTTCCTGCAGCGCGCCTTCAGCGGTCTGGGCCAGCGCGATGCCGTCATTGGCGTTACGCACACCCTGATTCAGCGCACGTATGTCGCTGGTGAAGCCGGTGGCGATCGAAAGGCCGGCGGCATCGTCGGCGGCGCTGTTGATGCGGCTGCCGGTGGAAAGGCGTTCCATAGCGGCGCCGAGCATTTCATTGGCACGCGAGCTTGCATTGGCAGCGCGCAGAGCGGAGATATTGGTGTTAATCACGGACATAGGTCTAACTCCCGTAGGTCTTGAGCAAGTGGTCAACAGAAGCGACCAGAGCCGCACCTGCTGACCCTAAGAGCGACCATCCGCCGGGATGTTTAAGGCCCAAGGCAGGACCGCATCCGCCGCCATCGCGTCACATACGCACAAACCCTAAGTGAAAGTGCGGGTACTTAAATTTGCCATATCTTGTCCGCACGGGCGGCAATTTCTTTCCACCAGGAAACAACAGGTGGATCATGAGGGCAGCAGGGACCGCAAAAAATTTCTCGCAGGACGACGGCAAACCGAACCAGCGAGGTCTGACTGGCGCGCGAAAATCGCATTCCGCGCTGCTTGATCCGACATTGCCGCTGCTGGCGCAAAGCTGGCAACAGAACCGGCTGGAGCTGGGCGATCACGGCAATTTCGCGCCGCGCGAGGGGGATCTGGCAGCAGACAGCGTCGCGCTGAACCTCGTTCACGCCGAAAATCCAGCCATCACCCAGACTGGTGCTGCGCGTTTGACACTGGCCTATTCGATGCCGTCGCTCAATCAGGCGCGGGCTGCTCTGATTGCTTGTGCAGCAAAAGAAGGTGCGCCGATTGCGGCTGATCGCCAGAGCCTTGCTTTGTTAACACTGGCGGAGCGGATTGCCGCGAGCAACATTCCTGTCCTGCTCGAAGGGCCGACCGGCACCGGCAAGGAAGTTATCGCCCGCTTCGTCCATTCCATGAGCGCGCGCCGCAACGGGCCGTTTGTCGCGGTCAATTGCGCGGCCATGCCGGAAGCCATGCTGGAGGCATTGCTATTCGGCCATCGCAAGGGCGCCTTCACTGGCGCGGGCGAAGCGAGCGAAGGCCTGTTCCGCGCTGCGCATCGGGGGACTTTGCTGCTCGACGAGATCGGCGAACTGCCGCTTTCCCTGCAAGCCAAGCTGCTGCGCACCCTGCAAGAGGGCGAGGTGTTGCCACTTGGGGCTACCAGCCCGGTGAAGGTCGACGTGCGGATCATCGCCGCGACCAACCGGACGCTTGCGCGCGAAGTCGAAGCGGGGAGGTTCCGCGAGGACCTGATGTACCGCCTCAACGTCTTTCCCATGGCGCTTTCCGCCCTGCGCGAACGGCGCGGGGATATCGCCCCGCTCGCTTTCGGAATGCTGCTGCGACACGCGGCCAAGCCGGGAAT
It contains:
- the motA gene encoding flagellar motor stator protein MotA, whose amino-acid sequence is MFAAIGIIVLIVMVFGGFTIAGGSLGPVLAALPLEFMMIGGAALGATLIGNSMHELKLLGGGVAKVFKGPKYTDQDHLDAIALSSKLMKVLRSEGAVALESHVTEPENSALFSEYPRLQKDPVVVNMICDPLTLMVVSSGTLDTHAVEDVIDNAIKTQLHEMQEPEHAIQSLADAFPALGIVAAVLGVIKTMGAISEPPEILGKMIGGALVGTFLGVLLAYGFAGPMASRLKQVNAHDSQIYHSIKQVIIASLHGYPQPLVLEAARSGLPPAHRPKLTELLDLMRGK
- a CDS encoding flagellar motor protein MotB produces the protein MASRASVADPTQSGEGGVGAIPAPIIVKKVVVTGGDGHHGGAWKVAYADFVTAMMAFFLLLWLLGATEETQRKGIADYFSPTLVKTRQESSGSDGLLGGSSLTDVDNYPHAMGQTGTQSITIPRGAQGGPVEGGGEGDATNRLRKSIEEQLSEKREISRLVRQVRVMRAPDGVRIDLVDDADFSMFALGTTVLTEDARALLEVIGDTLAQERNPLILRGHTDSLPWRSGVQVNNWSLSAGRAEATRQQLILSGLPAARFARIEGVADTEPLIASDRTDPRNRRISLLLLNQQTRPVRSAARAERR
- a CDS encoding flagellar basal body L-ring protein FlgH; this translates as MMKKTILPIAAALSLSACMGSGAQRELGFAAPPPPPAPAVVAGGNGASQGAIFQVSQGYSGLVTGTRARALGDMVTIRLVENTTTSKSTSSQTQRSGSFGITPPTAGPLDFLNPNALNASGEGSFNGGGTAAQQSQLSGTVAVTIAAIYPNGTAEVVGEKQMSLSQGDEWVQFAGRIRLVDIDADNTLPSSRVANARVIYSGKGQVQQASRPGWLSRFFNAVSPF
- a CDS encoding flagellin N-terminal helical domain-containing protein encodes the protein MMTGISNSTSAFFDRSLGQMNDLRASLERFQTQIATGVRIERGSDDPVAAARLRALTRLERRGETEAENAARLGQDLTQASNEIEGVVAILQRVRELAVAAGSDTAGASGREAIALEIEQLGEELFARSNARSITGAPLFAGTAGAPAFVRDAAGNVTYNGNSQNGTVPVAAGTQIERGVTGDQLFEFDVNGTPDSAFNVLSGLALAPRGGAADPAQAAQDALAGIDAALDSATRSQTIIGTRLDWVNAIQQDQETRALDVAAQRSQIGDTDVTDAIVRLQQVLTALEASQASFTRISSLSLFNAL
- a CDS encoding rod-binding protein — translated: MIAPRLSAVDPATPALSPERQELRAAAEGFEAIMIRRMLESARASSFAEDAPLTGGGLKQFQKMRDEHFAEVASQSGAFGFARSIEEQLAQFVDGKG
- the flgG gene encoding flagellar basal-body rod protein FlgG, which encodes MPTSALHVARTGLEAQDARMRVIANNLANIGTTGFKRDRADFATLAYQEQRVAGQQSTNETAYAVGLNLGTGVQVLGTTSIQSQGTLNQTGNSLDMALDGNGYFQVELPGGQIAFTRAGNFTLSAQGNLVTSQGYAVTPPIQVPQGAQSIAVAPDGTVSAVQPGQAAPVQLGQLQVASFVNPAGLRQIGDNSLVETAASGPVELGVAGQFGRGQIRQGMLEASNVNVVEELVEMIEAQRAYEINSKMVSAVDEMLRNANQTL
- a CDS encoding flagellar basal body rod C-terminal domain-containing protein, producing MLAESGVDLDTEAANLVRLQQAFDANSRVIQVATELFDTILGLG
- a CDS encoding heme NO-binding domain-containing protein gives rise to the protein MYGMIHCAVREMFVEQLGATEWAALERAAKITAADQISFNVYDDALTMRILEEAAARLGLDMQDCLEEFGRYWIVFAGKGSFKLMMEFTGDDIVTFMSNLDQMHRSVVRTLTKAQMPSFQVLEKGEGYFTVLYLSERNGLGAFVTGLMKGLLDHFNQVGDVKLIKDGPVGLEYKIWHRDGP
- a CDS encoding response regulator yields the protein MDDFQQRGAESMDLAIMTSTVLVIDDDPACLQEYCEMIDHLGYSFHAAGNAPDALKIIGEDQSIGIIITDFQMPEMDGLGLLSELAARYSSSRPIVALMITGFGSLDTAVEAMRHNAVDFLAKPVGRGDLASALRRASMRRAQMLGSWQLATLREAANKKKNPAVSPSTRGQTMTDFVRNIIKLRRRRMDFLDAELFSDPMWDIMLELTLAKLQGTPIPVSSACAATQVPFSTAFRHVGNLVASGLVRRWKDPEDNRRVMLELEEESFNAMVGYLSAIQE